DNA from Campylobacter concisus:
CTCCAACTATAGGTGAGCAGCTAAATGAGGTCAGGATGTATGCAACTGGCGACTTTGAGACACCAACAAAACAAAGAGGCTTTACTAACGAGCAGTGCACCAGCTGTCACAAGATAGCTGATATCAGGAAAAAGACCGCACACTACGGCCTATCTAACCCACATGAAGGCACTCACAATAAAGACAATGAGATGCTTCAGTGTCAGTCATGCCATGCCGTGCATCATCCGCAAAAGCTAAATACTTGTATGTCTTGCCACCCAATAGACTGGAAGGTAGATAGCAGCTGGAAGATGTATCCTCCTACTAAAAAATAATCTCTCATCCGCCTCATCTGGGGCGGATAATCTTTTTATCTAAAACTCCTTTAAATACGCAATTTTAACCTCTATCATTTTAATATTTTTAACTTTTCTTTCTAAAAAATAAACTTTTTTACGAAAATTTGCATTTCTAGCGCAGATTTTTTCCAAAATTGGTGTAATTACTATAAAGACATTTTAAAAAGGAAGAAAATGAAAAAATTTTCATTAATAGTAACTAGCACTGCTAGCACGAGAGAAAGTTCAAATGGTGAGGTGATTTACCATGGCTAATGCATATATAGTAAATGATCACAGCCTAGTCATAAATGTGAGGTCAGGTTTTTTAACATATGGTAGAGCCATAGGTAGATTTGCACATGCGTGCCGTGAGAAAAATCAGACTGAGCATATAAAGTATCTCAACAAAACCCCAGCCACTATTAATCGCTACAAGCTCCTAAGCGAGTTTAATGGCAATGGCAATATGAGAGATGCTAACGGCAAAGATGATGAGCTGCATAATATGGCTTTTGTAAAGAATTTACTTAAAGGCTTTCAGGATAGCTTTAAAGAAGACTATGGCAAGCAATCCTACACACAAAAACGACAAGGTAAAGATATAGTTATACGTAGAGCTTGGCGCAAAGATATGGCTAGTTTTTGTGAAGTCATCATCACATTTGGTACAGACAGAGAGAAGGAGCCAAAAGAAGGGCTAAACGACGAAGAGTCAAAATTTATAAATGAAAACATACATATGGATAGAGTAATGAGATTTGTAAACGCATACT
Protein-coding regions in this window:
- a CDS encoding cytochrome c3 family protein — translated: MSNRKKYTIIGLIVAAIVGFIAFHQIEAASHKAEFCILCHNMQPEYDSYTKGNLLAKKHKDANVTCHDCHTPTIGEQLNEVRMYATGDFETPTKQRGFTNEQCTSCHKIADIRKKTAHYGLSNPHEGTHNKDNEMLQCQSCHAVHHPQKLNTCMSCHPIDWKVDSSWKMYPPTKK